In a single window of the Candidatus Binatia bacterium genome:
- a CDS encoding phosphatase PAP2 family protein: MRNTVEPTLSNGSDRITAADALSLTVIFLLAVIVAFFRRQLGADAVWLLGTFASLSLFILLAIVMSGRRPIWGMVHAFSPALILPVLFNTLGPLIDCSSPARWDAEFARLDARLFGDLAALWRGVLGRPAWLTDLSYLAYVSYYLTPVVLAVLLYRRETKDDFRQLVFTVALTFYASYVGYFMFPTLGPRVPAHSEAWLIGGGAVSRGVRLFIEAAERTRADAFPSGHTAIAVVCLAFAWRTSTAAFVGLAPVVAAIIFSTVYLHYHYVVDVVAGLGLAGACMWAGPRLEPVVEPSTVLRRFGLRLRLW; encoded by the coding sequence ATGAGAAACACGGTCGAGCCGACACTGAGCAACGGCAGTGACCGCATCACTGCGGCTGACGCGTTGAGCCTGACGGTGATCTTTCTTCTAGCCGTCATCGTGGCCTTCTTCCGAAGACAGCTCGGCGCAGACGCCGTCTGGCTGCTCGGCACCTTTGCCAGCTTGTCGCTCTTCATCCTCCTCGCCATAGTCATGTCCGGGCGGCGGCCGATCTGGGGGATGGTGCACGCTTTTTCTCCGGCGCTGATCCTTCCCGTGTTGTTCAACACCTTGGGGCCGCTCATCGATTGCAGCAGCCCGGCCCGGTGGGACGCGGAATTCGCCCGGCTTGACGCGCGGCTGTTCGGCGACTTGGCGGCACTGTGGCGCGGCGTGCTCGGGCGCCCGGCTTGGCTGACCGACCTCAGCTACCTTGCGTACGTCAGTTATTACCTGACCCCGGTGGTGCTCGCTGTTCTCCTCTACCGCCGGGAAACGAAAGATGACTTTCGGCAGCTGGTGTTTACGGTCGCGCTGACGTTCTACGCCTCGTATGTCGGCTACTTCATGTTTCCCACGCTCGGCCCACGGGTACCAGCGCACAGCGAGGCATGGCTGATTGGCGGCGGCGCCGTCAGCCGTGGCGTGCGGCTGTTCATCGAAGCGGCAGAGCGCACTCGTGCTGACGCGTTTCCCAGCGGGCACACGGCAATTGCCGTTGTCTGCCTCGCCTTCGCCTGGCGCACCTCGACGGCAGCCTTCGTCGGCCTCGCACCCGTCGTCGCCGCGATCATCTTCTCCACGGTCTACCTCCACTACCACTACGTGGTCGATGTGGTTGCGGGGCTGGGGCTGGCGGGGGCCTGTATGTGGGCCGGACCGCGGCTTGAGCCGGTCGTCGAACCTAGTACGGTGCTGCGACGCTTCGGTCTTCGCTTGCGGCTGTGGTAA